The genomic interval TCCGCCACCTCAACTCCCTTACCGCCACCGCCCTCACGGACCTCCCGGAGCCACAGGTCCTCATCAACTACCTCGGCCGCACCCCCGCCGACCAGGACGCCGACTGGGCGTTGGTCCCCACGTCCCAAGGCCTCGTCCCCGGCTACGACCCGCGCATGCCCGTCAGGCACGGGCTGGAGATCAACGTCTGCGCCTACGACCTCCCCGAGGGCCCGCGACTGACCGCCAACTGGCTATGGTCGCCGGGCCAGTTGGAGGAGAGCGAGGTCCGCTTGCTCGCCGAGCTCTGGGACACCGCCGTCCGCGGCATCGTCGGCCACCTGAGCCATCCGCACACCGGAGGCAGGACACCGTCGGACCTCCCGCTCGTGGCCCTGAGCCAGACAAAGATCGAGGCGCTGGAAAGGGACCATCCCTCGCTCCAGGACGTCTTCCCGCCCTCCCCGGACCAGACGGCCGGATTCAAGGGAACCGAGCCGCTGCAACGGCCCGTTCAGTGGGTCATTCATCTTGCGGGACAGCTCGATCCGGACAGGCTGCGTACGGCCATCGCCTCGCTCGCCCGTCGGCACGGCGCGCTTCGGGGCGGTATGTGGGGCAAGGGAGAGAACGGCCTCGTCCACTTCGTCGTCGCCGACGCGACCCCGGCATGGCGCTTCACGGACCTCTCCGCCCTCGGGCCGATCGACCAGGACACGCGGTTGCTGAAGGTGCGTGAAGAGGACTGGCGGCAGCCGTTCGACCTGGCCCGTCCTCCGCTGTTCCGATTCACGCTCATCCGGCTCGGACCGGCCGAGCACCGCCTCGTCATGACGAACGACCACCGAGTGCTGGACGGTTGGTCGTTCCCCGTGCTGCTCGAAGAACTTCTTGAGTTGTACGAGGCCGACGGAAGCGATGAATCCCTCGCGCCCGTCCCCTCGTACCGAAGCTACTTCGAGTGGCTCACGGCACAGGACAGGGAAGCGGCCAGGCACGCCTGGACGACGGCACTTGCCGGTGCGCATCCGACTTTCCTCGCCAGGCCACTCGTAGGTACTCGTGCGCCCCTTGAGGAATTCATGGTGGAACTTCCCCTGGAACTGACATCGGCACTGACCGACATCGCCGGCCGTCACCGAATGACATTGGGAACGGTCTTCCAAGGAGCGTGGGCCGCGGTGCTCGGTCGGCTGACGGGCGAGAGCGATCTCGTCATCCTCAGCTCCACCGGGGGACGTCCTCCCGAGATCCCGGGCGTGGAACGTATGGTCGGCCCGCTGGCGAACTCCACCCTGTTGCGGATCCGGCTCGACGACGAAAAGCCCTTCATCGACGAGCTGGAACGTCTCCGGGACCAGCAGGCCCAGCTGCTGCCACACCGTCACCTGCCGCTGAGGGACGTCCTGGCGACCACCGGCATGGAGAAGTTGTCGGATGTCATGTTCTTGAACCAGAACTATCCCCTGGACCGCGAAAAGCTCAGTAACCGTCCGGGAGTTCGAGTGTCAGGAATCGATTTCAGGAGCATGGGGGAGGGTGTCGCCCTGAACCCCATGATCTACCCCGGATCGCCTTACACGATGGTGGTGCGCTTTCAGCCGAAACAGCTCCACGAGGCTGAAGTCCGGGAGATGTGCGGGCAGTTCACCGATGTCCTGTGGACTGTCGCGGAAGTGCGAGATCCGCAAAGGTGATCAGGCGGTCACGGTCTTCAGGAGTGCGGCGAGGCCGTCGGCGTAGATGCCGTGGAACAACTCCTCGGCATCGGTGTCGGTGACGCCGACGGGGGTGAACGTGCCGGACCATTCGACGCGCGAGAGGTCGGGGCTGCCGGGGACGGCGTGCACGCGCAGAGTGGAGAGATAGCCGGTCACGGGGAACGGCGCCTCTTCGATGGCGTAGGAGTAGCTGCGCGCGGCTTGGTCGAAGGCCTGGAGGCGTTCGACGATGACACCGCCGTCCTGGTTGGTCAGGCGGCGTACCCGGCCCCCTTCGCCCAGTTCGCTCTCGGGGATGTAGGGGAGCCAGTCGGGCAGGGATCCGAAACCGCCGATGAGCTGCCAGACGTGGTCGGGGTTCTGCGGGATGTCGAGGGACGCGGTGGTGGTGGCCATGGTGAGTGCTTCCTGCGGTGTGCTGTGGGGTGTCAGGCGGTGGGGGCGTCGGTGGCGATGAGCTTCTCGTCGCGCAGGGCGGTCCAGAAGGCGGGCGGTACGTCCTCGGCGAGGGCGGCGACGTCCTCCGCGATGCGGCTGGGGCGGGTGGCGCCGGGTACGACGGCGGCCGTGGCGGGGTGGGCCAGCGCGAACTGCAGCGCGGCGGCCTTGATGCTCACGCCGTGTTCGGCGGCGAGCGCCTTGAGCCGTTCGACCTTGGCGACGATCTCCGCCGGGGCTTCCTGGTACTCGAAGTGCCGGCCACCCGCGAGGACGCCGGAGCTGTACGGGCCGCCGACGACCATGTCGACGCCCTGCTCGGTGGCGGCGGGCAGGAGACGCTGGAGGGAACGGTCGTGGTCGAGGAGGGTGTAGCGGCCGGCCAGGAGGAACGCGTCGGGCCGCGGCTCGTTCAGGTCGAGGGTCAGCTCGATCGGCTCCACGCGGTTGACGCCGAGGCCCCAGGCCTTGATGACGCCTTCGTCGCGGAGCCGCTGGAGGACGCGGAAAGCGCCGGTGCGCGCGGTCTCGTAGACGGCCGGCCAGTCGTCGCCGTGGAAGTCCTGGGCCACGTCGTGCACCCAGACGATGTCGAGGCGGTCCGTCCTCAGGCGCGTGAGGCTGTCCTCGATGGAGCGCAGGGTGGCGTCCGCCGTGTAGTCGTCGATCATCTTGTTCGGGCGGCCGTGTTCGAACAGACCGCCCTTCTCACCCAGGTCCCGGGCGGCGGGGTCCTCCAGTTCGTCGAGGATGACCCGGCCGACCTTGGTGCTGAGCACGAACTCGTCGCGCGGCCGTCCGGCCAGTGCCTCGCCCAGGCGGAGCTCGGACAGACCGGCGCCGTAGAACGGGGCGGTGTCGAAGTAACGGATGCCCTGGTCCCAGGCGGCCTCGACGGTGGCCGCGGCCTCCTCGTCCGGGATGCTGCGGAACATGTTGCCCAGGGGTGCGGTACCGAAGCCGAGGGTGCCCGGCAGAAGGGACTTGATGCCCATGATGAGGATCCTTCTCTCCATGACGTGTCATGACGTGTCGCGTAGTTCGGGAGGGTTTTTCCGATCCGCGGCTCTTGCTCTGTCGAGGTTAGGATCGAGGGGTGAGACTGTCCAAGACTTGCTTGGACAGACTTGAGTCCTGAGAGGTCTTACGTGCTTGACCTGCGCCAACTCCGCTACTTCGTGGCCGTCGCCGAAGAGGAACACGTCGGCAGGGCCGCCGAACGCCTGCACATCTCGCAGTCGCCGCTGAGCCGGCAGATCGTCCAGCTGGAGAAGGGCCTGGGACTGACGCTGTTCGAGCGCAGCCAGCAGCGCATCCGGCTCACCTCCGACGGCCGTGTCTTCCTCACCGAGGCCGCGGCCCTGCTGCGGCACGCCGACCGACTGGAGAACCTGGGCCGACGTCTCGGCCGGGGCGAGGAGGGAGGCCTGTGCGTGGGATACGTGGGCGACGCCATGCACACCGGCCTCCTGCCCGGTGCCCTGCGAGCCCTGCACGACGAGCGTCCCGGAATCCATGTCGCGCTCTACGACCTGACCTCGTCGCAACAGTTCGAGGGACTGCGCCAACGCAGCCTGGACATCGCCCTGGTCCCGGAGGCACCGCCCGAGACGGACCCGGATCTGCGCAGTGCCCTCCTCCTGGAGGACGCGCTGCTCCTGGCCATGCCGAGCGGACACCCCCTCGCCGACGCGACGGAGATCCGGCCGGAGGACCTGGACGGCCAGCCGTGGATCGCCGTCGAGAACAGTCAGGACCCGGCCTGGCGGGATGATTTCGTCGCATCCTGTGCCGCCGCCGGGTTCACCCCCGACATCCGGTTCGAGGCCCCGGAATCCCGCACCGGACTCGGGCTCGTCGCGTCCGGGCTGGGCACCGCGTTCGTGCAGAAGAGCACGCTGCACGGCGACACGCCGGGCGTCACGGTCCGCGAACTCCCTTGGTTCCAGAGGTCCGTACGCCTGTGGGCCGCCTGGCACCGGATCGATCTCCGCCCGGTCGTGACCTCGTTCCGCACCACCGTCCTGAACATCGGAGACACGGAACAGGAGCTCACCGGCTGAACCCGCGAAACGCCCGGCACACTGTCCCTGCCCGGTTTCTAGACGCCCGCCGGACCGGGGACCTCACCGCTGAGCAGGCTGCCCGCACCGGGAACGACCGTGGGCAGGCCCAGCTCGACGAGGACGCGGTACGCCGTGGCGGTCGCCGCCGAGAGCACCGGCAACCCAGCCGCCTCCTCCACCGGCTGGATCGACGGCAGCGAGGGCATCTGGACACAGGCGGACAGGACGAGCGCGTCGGCCCGTGACAGGTCCAGGCGCCGCCAGTGCTCGCGCAGGTCGGCGGGGTCGAGCCGGGCGACGGCCAGGTTGTCCGCCACCTCCAGACTCAGCGCGTCCACCACCTCGACACCGGCGTCCTCGATGTAGTCCGCCACCAGTTGCGTGAGCGGCTTCATGTACGGCGTGACGATCGCGACCCGCCGGGCGCCCAGGGCCTTGATGCCGTCGAGGAGGGCGCCGGCGCTCGACGCCACGGGGGCCTTGGAGCCCTCGGCGCGCAGCACGGCGGTGATCTCGTCCTCGGCGGTGCAGTGGAACCCCGGCCCCTGCGCCATGATCGCCACGAGGCAGGCCGTGACGATCACGTCGGGCCTGGCGTCGGCGAGTTCCAGCGCCGCGCGTCCGGTCTGCGCGTTCATGGCACGCAGCTGCTCCGGCGTCACGTGCCGCATGCGCATACGGCTGCTGTGGAAGACGAACCGGTCCTCCGGGACCAGGGACTCGCGCTGCCGCATCATGCGCGGCAGCTCCGTCTCCATGGTCAGGTTCGAGCTGGGCACGATCATGCCGATGTGGTGATCGGTCACGGGATCCTCCGGGTGTCCTGCCTACGAGGCTACGTACGGTTGTCGGCGACCGGGGATCCGCCGACCGCCGCCTCGCGGTCAGGAGTCCTCGGCCAGTCCCTCCCAGTGATCGGCGAGGGACGTGAAGAGATGCATGATGTCCTCGCGCCGCTCCGGTCCGAACGGCGCGAGAAGGCGCTCGTCCAGGCTGCGGGCGCGGAGGTTCGCGTCGTGGAGGGTCCGCTCGCCCTCCTCCGTCAGATGGAGCAGCTTGCGCCGACCGTCGTCCGCGGCCGTCCTGCGCACGATCAGTCCCCGGTTCTCCAGGCGCCGGGCCACGTCCGCCATCGTCGACGTGTCCAGGGAGACCGCGGCCGCCATGGACCGCTGGTCGCTCCCGGGCGCCGCCTCCACAGCCTGGAGCACCGCGAACTGCGGCCCGGTGAGTGTCGGGTCGACGGCACGGATCCAGGCCGCGAGATACGCCTGGTAGAGGCGGCGGACCTGGTAGCCGGGCGCGGCGGTGAGCGCCGGGGGAGGCCCGGCGGATGTGGACGTCGGGGTTGCGGTTTCGTCACCCATGAAGCCCACTTAAGCACGGCACTTGATCGAGTCGTCAGCCGGACCGGTGATCTCCGGGAACCCACGCGTCGGCCTCACGTCAGCATGGGGAGCAGTGCCTGGCGCAGGGCCGCGAGCGCGGCGGGCGGGTTGTCCCAGAACAGCATGTGACCGGCGTCCGGGATCTCGGTCAACGCGGCCGACGGCAGCAGCCGGGCCGCCTCCGCGGCGCCCTCCGCGGTGACGACCGGACTGTCCGCGCCGTAGAGGAGTGCCGTGGGCCCGGGAACGGAGGGCCACCAGTCGAAGAAGTCCTCGCTCTCGAAGCCGCGGTGCGTGGCGGTGACGGCCTCTGTGTCGCAACTCGCCAGCCAGCGCGCCCGCAGCTCCTGCTCACGGCGCGGCCAGCGCGGCCAGGACCGGGCCACCTCGTCCGCGTCGGTACCGCGCCGCGCCTGCGCCAGCTGGTCCAGGAAGACGTCGAGGGGCGTGGGATACGGCCCGCGTCCGGGGCCGCTCATCGGGGGATCGCCCAGCACGGTGCCGCGCAGCGCCACCTTGGACCGGACGGCGGTCACGGCCGCGATCCGGGCACCCATGGAGTGCCCGAAGAGGACCGGACGGTGCAGCCCGAGTCCCGCGACGACCGCCTCGGTGTCCTCGGCGTACTCCTCCAACCCGTACGGACCGCCGCCGTCGGACAGCCCGCGCCCACGGACGTCGACCACCAACGGCCTTACAAGGGGCGTCAGTTCACGGGCCACGAAGTCCATCGCGACGGCCGGGCTGGTGATGCCGGGCAGTACGACCAGCGGGACGCCGTCACCGCCGTAGTCCAGGACGTGCAGGCGCGCGCCGCCTGAGCGGACCCAGCGGCTGGTGGCGGGGATGTCCGCGAGGTCGGCGAGCGCGGACTGGGCCAGTAGGCGGGTGGGTGGTGGCATGGGGTTTCTCCAATTACGCAGAGCGGCAGACGGGGTTACGGGGCTGTCCTGGGCAGTCCGTCGAGGTACCCGACGGCGTCCTTGAGGTCGATCACGTCGCCGTACTTGGCCTGGATGTCGAAGAGACTCGCCTCGTGCGGACCGGGGGCGCGGTCGCCGACGCATTCCTTCGGCACCAGCACCGAGAACCCGGACTGCACGGCGTCCACGGCGGTGGCCCGTACGCAGCCGCTGGTCGTCGCACCGCACACCAGCACCGTGTCGCAGCCGAGTCCGGTCAACAGGGCGGCCAGGGACGTACCGAAGAACGCGGACGCGCCCTTCTTGACGATCAGATGGTCCTGCGGTGTTCGAGGCAGTCGCGGGTCGAGCGCGACCTCCTCGCTGCCTTCCACCAGGCTTCGCATGCCCTGCGCCTTCTGCAACCAGGTGACGGCGTCGCCCGCCGCCTCGGCCGGTGTGTAGGCGATCGCGGTGAACACCACCGGTACGGCGGCCGGTCGCGCCGCCGCGATCAACTCGCCGGTGGCCGCGACGACTTGAGTGAGGTCGGCCCCGGACGGAAATCCCGGCTCGGTGAAGCCGCGCGTCAGGTCGACCACGACGATCGCGGGGTGGTTGCCGCGGCGCACGGGTGCGCCGAACCCGGCCCGCCGGTAGGTGTGTTCGGTCTCCTGACCGTACTGAGCGTCGCTCATGACGTCCTCCGTAGTGCGCGCAACTCCCGTGCCTGGGCGCCGAGTCGGCCCAGCAGCCAGCCCTCCAGGACACCGACGGCGAACGCCCCTGCCACCAGGCCGTACTTGGCGGCTCGCGGGCCCAACAGCATGGCCAGGCCGTCGAGGTCCGAGTCCGGCGCGATGACCGGCTGCGCGGCGGTGGGAGTGGTCGCAGTGGTTGCCATCGGGGAGGGCCCGGTCGCCCGGTCCTGGTCCAGCAGGCTCCCCAGGTTCCGGGCGAACTGCTGGATGATCCGGTCCGACACCGTGACGATCGCGCCCTTGCCGAACTGGACGATCTTGCCGCGGATCACCAGGTCCGTGGAGAGCTGGAGCAGCGCTCCCTCGGGCGCCGCGACGATGTCGAGAGTGACCTCGGCCTCCGCGTCCCCGCTGCCGTGGGTGTCCGTACCCCGCGCGTGCACCCGTAGTCGCCGCTTCTCGGCGTCGATCTCCAGGAAGCGGACGGTACCGGCGTACGAGGCGCTGATGGGACCCACCCGGATCTTCACCCGCCCCCGCCAGGTGTCGCCGTCCTGCCCGTCGAGCGTGGCGCCCGGCATGCAGGACGCGACCCGTTCGACGTCGTTCATCAGGGTGAAGACGTCGTCGGGGGAGGCCTTGACCGGCACGGTGTTGGTGAGCTGCATACGTCAGTGCTCCTTGCCGGCAGGGCTGTCGCAGGGGGTGGCGCACGTCCGGCGCCGGGTCGTCGCGCAGGCGTCGATCGCCTCGACGATGGTCTGGTAGCCGGTGCACCGGCACAGGTTCGAGGCGACCACCTCGCGGATCTCCTCCTTCGTCGCGTCCGGCCGCTCGGCGAGGAACCCTTCGGCGAGCATCAGGAACCCGGGCGTGCAGAAGCCGCACTGCAACGCGTGATGCTCGCTGAACGCCCTTTGCAGATCGTTGAGTTCACCGCCGCCGTCCTCTGACAACGACTCGACCGTGCGGATGGAGGACCCCTCCGCCTGCGCCGCGAACATCAGACAGGCGCGGACGGGCCGTTCGTCGACCAGGACTGTGCAGGCGCCGCAGATCCCGTGCTCGCACCCGACGTGCGTTCCGGTCAGCCGCAGTTCGTGGCGGAGTACGTCGACGAGGGTGCGGCGGGGTTCGGTGATGACGTCGTGCCGCTCGCCGTTGACGTCGAGGGTGATGAGCTGGAGGTCCGGGTGGGTCACCACGGGGTCGGTGTTCATGAGGACGACTCCAGGCTCGGGGCGCCGTTCAGCGCGCGGTGCACGGTCTCGGGGGTGATCGGTGTGTGGTCGAGTTCGACGCCGGTCGGGCGCAGGGCGTCGTTCACGGCGTTGAGCACGGCGGCGGGTGCCCCGATCGTGCCGCCCTCGCCGGCACCCTTCGCGCCGGTCTCGGTGAACGCGCAGGGTGTTTCCAGGTGGTGGATCAGCACGTCCGGGATCTCGTGCGCGGTCGGCACCTTGTAGTCCATGAAGCCGGTCGCCGACGGCTCACCCTGGGCGTCGTACGTCACCTGCTCGAACAGCGCGCCCGCGATGCCCTGCGCGATACCGCCCCGGCACTGCCCCTCCACGACCTGCGGGTTGATGGCGACCCCGCAGTCCTCGACGCACACGTACCGCAGGATCTCCACCTGCCCTGTACCGGCGTGCAGTTCGACCACGCAGGCATGCGTGGCGTTGGAGAAGGTGCCGTCGTTGAAGACGTCGAAGGTGGCGGTGACGGACAGTCCCGGCTCGATGTCCTTCGGCAGCAAGTGCGCCCGGAGATAGGCGATATCGGCGATCTCCTCGTAGGTGAGGACGTCTTGGGCGTTACGGCGACGGGCGGCGCCCTCCGTCAACTCCACCTCCTCCGGGGCAACTCCCCAACGGGACGCGGCGATTGCGCACAGCTTGTCGCCGAGCTTCGCCGCCGCCAGGCGTACGGCGCTGCCGCCGATGGTGATGGAGCGGCTGGCGAAGGTACCGAAGCCGTAGGTGATGCGGTCGGTGTCGCCCTGATGGAGCCTCACCTTGGCGATGTCCAGGGCGAGTTCGTCGGCGACGATCTGGGCCATCGTCGTCTCGTGGCTCTGGCCGTGGTTCATGGTGCCGGTGGTGAAGGTGACCGCGCCGCTGGTGTCCATCCGGACCTCGGAGATGTCGAAGCCGGGCACCACCTGCATCTTGCGCTGCGCGAAGGCCGCCGAGCCGTAGCCGGTGCGCTCGCTGAAGCACGAGTAGCCGATGCCGATGTGCCGTCCCTCGGCCGCCGCCGCTGCCTGCTTCTCGTACCAGCCCTCCTCCCGGACGGACCGCTCGCACAGGTTCAGCGACTCCAGATAGGAGCCCGGGTCGTACGTGATGCCGTTGACGCCCTTGTACGGGAACTCCGTGATGACATTGCGGCGGCGGATCTCGACCGGATCCAGGGCGAGTCGGCGCGCGGCACGCTCGAAGAGCCGCTCCATGACCATGACGTACTGCGGCCGGCTGACCCCGCGATACGGTCCGGTGGGCGCCTTGTTGGTGGTGACCGCCCGGCCCCGCACCCGGTACGCGGGCAGCTTGTAGACGCCGGGCATCTCGGCGGACGCCATCAGCGGCTCGATGCCCGCGGTGAAGGGGTAGCAGGAGTACGCGCCCATGTCGCAGACCACGTCCGCGTCGAGCGCGAGGATCCTGCCCTCGGCGTCGAAGGCCGCGCGCGCCCGGTAGTGCTGCTCGCGGGCGAGGAACGACGCGGACAGGGCGTCCTTGCGGTCCTCGATCCACTTCACCGGACGCCGGAGCCGCAGGGCTGCCGCCGCTGCGGCGATCTCCTCGCGGCCCACCACGCACTTCTGGCCGAACCCGCCGCCCATGTCCGGCACCACGACCCGCACCGCGCGCTCGTCGAGACGCAGGCAGCGGGAGGCCACCGTCCTTACCTGGTGCGGGATTTGGGTGCAGGTGTGCACGACGAGCTGTTCCTCGCGGTCGTCCCAGTGCGCCACGGCGCCCCGGGTCTCCAGTGGCAGCGCGTTCTGCCGACCGGTCCTCGTGTCGACCTCGACGACACAGGGGGCCGCGTCGAAGATCCCGTCGATGCCCTCCGTCGCGAAGAGGGAGACGTCCACCAGGGTGTTGCGCGCGGCCTCGGCGTGGACGAGCGGGGCACCGTCCGCGAACGCCGCCTCCTCGGACAACACCGGAGGCAGCGTGGCGTACGAGACCTTCGCCGCCTCCAGCCCGTCCTCCGCCGCGTACGCGTCCCGGGCCACGACGATCGCGATCGGCTCACCGACGTAGCGGACCTTGTCGCGGGCCAGGACCGGCATCGCGGTCGGGACGAACTCCGAGAGCGGGCGGCCCAGTTGAGCGACGATGTCACCCAGTTCCAGGTCCTCGGCCGTGAACACCGCGACGACGCCCGGGACGTCGCGCACCGCCGACACGTCCACCGAGGACAGCTCGGCGTGGGCGACCGTGCTGCGGACGAACTGGGCGTGCAGCATGCCGGGCAGCGCGATGTCGTCGACGAACCGGCCGCGCCCGGCGAGCAGGCGCGGATCCTCTCGACGGCGAACCGCCTTGCCCACCAACTTCCCGTCGCTCACAGGGCTGTTGCTCATCGGGACACCGCCTCCTCGCAGGCACGCCGGACCAGGGTCCGTACGAGTTCCTTGCGGTAGTGCGTACTGCCCGACGCGTCGGCGGGCGGTTCCACGGCCTCGGCGGCGGCCGACGCGCACGCCTCGAAGGAGCCGCCGCCCGCCAACACCGCCTCCGCCTCCGGCACTTGGACGGCGGCGGACGCCACCCCGCCGAGTGCCACCCGGCCCCCGCGCACCTCGCCGTCCTCCACATCGAGGTCGACGGCAGCGGCCACCAGGGCGAAGTCCCCACGCCGCTCGGCGAATTCGGTGAGGGCTGCGTGCGGTGCGGGGCGGGGGAAGAC from Streptomyces sp. NBC_01288 carries:
- a CDS encoding SRPBCC family protein yields the protein MATTTASLDIPQNPDHVWQLIGGFGSLPDWLPYIPESELGEGGRVRRLTNQDGGVIVERLQAFDQAARSYSYAIEEAPFPVTGYLSTLRVHAVPGSPDLSRVEWSGTFTPVGVTDTDAEELFHGIYADGLAALLKTVTA
- a CDS encoding aldo/keto reductase, with amino-acid sequence MGIKSLLPGTLGFGTAPLGNMFRSIPDEEAAATVEAAWDQGIRYFDTAPFYGAGLSELRLGEALAGRPRDEFVLSTKVGRVILDELEDPAARDLGEKGGLFEHGRPNKMIDDYTADATLRSIEDSLTRLRTDRLDIVWVHDVAQDFHGDDWPAVYETARTGAFRVLQRLRDEGVIKAWGLGVNRVEPIELTLDLNEPRPDAFLLAGRYTLLDHDRSLQRLLPAATEQGVDMVVGGPYSSGVLAGGRHFEYQEAPAEIVAKVERLKALAAEHGVSIKAAALQFALAHPATAAVVPGATRPSRIAEDVAALAEDVPPAFWTALRDEKLIATDAPTA
- a CDS encoding LysR substrate-binding domain-containing protein; this translates as MLDLRQLRYFVAVAEEEHVGRAAERLHISQSPLSRQIVQLEKGLGLTLFERSQQRIRLTSDGRVFLTEAAALLRHADRLENLGRRLGRGEEGGLCVGYVGDAMHTGLLPGALRALHDERPGIHVALYDLTSSQQFEGLRQRSLDIALVPEAPPETDPDLRSALLLEDALLLAMPSGHPLADATEIRPEDLDGQPWIAVENSQDPAWRDDFVASCAAAGFTPDIRFEAPESRTGLGLVASGLGTAFVQKSTLHGDTPGVTVRELPWFQRSVRLWAAWHRIDLRPVVTSFRTTVLNIGDTEQELTG
- a CDS encoding maleate cis-trans isomerase family protein — encoded protein: MTDHHIGMIVPSSNLTMETELPRMMRQRESLVPEDRFVFHSSRMRMRHVTPEQLRAMNAQTGRAALELADARPDVIVTACLVAIMAQGPGFHCTAEDEITAVLRAEGSKAPVASSAGALLDGIKALGARRVAIVTPYMKPLTQLVADYIEDAGVEVVDALSLEVADNLAVARLDPADLREHWRRLDLSRADALVLSACVQMPSLPSIQPVEEAAGLPVLSAATATAYRVLVELGLPTVVPGAGSLLSGEVPGPAGV
- a CDS encoding MarR family winged helix-turn-helix transcriptional regulator: MGDETATPTSTSAGPPPALTAAPGYQVRRLYQAYLAAWIRAVDPTLTGPQFAVLQAVEAAPGSDQRSMAAAVSLDTSTMADVARRLENRGLIVRRTAADDGRRKLLHLTEEGERTLHDANLRARSLDERLLAPFGPERREDIMHLFTSLADHWEGLAEDS
- a CDS encoding alpha/beta fold hydrolase is translated as MPPPTRLLAQSALADLADIPATSRWVRSGGARLHVLDYGGDGVPLVVLPGITSPAVAMDFVARELTPLVRPLVVDVRGRGLSDGGGPYGLEEYAEDTEAVVAGLGLHRPVLFGHSMGARIAAVTAVRSKVALRGTVLGDPPMSGPGRGPYPTPLDVFLDQLAQARRGTDADEVARSWPRWPRREQELRARWLASCDTEAVTATHRGFESEDFFDWWPSVPGPTALLYGADSPVVTAEGAAEAARLLPSAALTEIPDAGHMLFWDNPPAALAALRQALLPMLT
- a CDS encoding isochorismatase family protein, with the translated sequence MSDAQYGQETEHTYRRAGFGAPVRRGNHPAIVVVDLTRGFTEPGFPSGADLTQVVAATGELIAAARPAAVPVVFTAIAYTPAEAAGDAVTWLQKAQGMRSLVEGSEEVALDPRLPRTPQDHLIVKKGASAFFGTSLAALLTGLGCDTVLVCGATTSGCVRATAVDAVQSGFSVLVPKECVGDRAPGPHEASLFDIQAKYGDVIDLKDAVGYLDGLPRTAP
- a CDS encoding SRPBCC family protein; protein product: MQLTNTVPVKASPDDVFTLMNDVERVASCMPGATLDGQDGDTWRGRVKIRVGPISASYAGTVRFLEIDAEKRRLRVHARGTDTHGSGDAEAEVTLDIVAAPEGALLQLSTDLVIRGKIVQFGKGAIVTVSDRIIQQFARNLGSLLDQDRATGPSPMATTATTPTAAQPVIAPDSDLDGLAMLLGPRAAKYGLVAGAFAVGVLEGWLLGRLGAQARELRALRRTS
- a CDS encoding (2Fe-2S)-binding protein; translated protein: MNTDPVVTHPDLQLITLDVNGERHDVITEPRRTLVDVLRHELRLTGTHVGCEHGICGACTVLVDERPVRACLMFAAQAEGSSIRTVESLSEDGGGELNDLQRAFSEHHALQCGFCTPGFLMLAEGFLAERPDATKEEIREVVASNLCRCTGYQTIVEAIDACATTRRRTCATPCDSPAGKEH
- a CDS encoding xanthine dehydrogenase family protein molybdopterin-binding subunit → MSNSPVSDGKLVGKAVRRREDPRLLAGRGRFVDDIALPGMLHAQFVRSTVAHAELSSVDVSAVRDVPGVVAVFTAEDLELGDIVAQLGRPLSEFVPTAMPVLARDKVRYVGEPIAIVVARDAYAAEDGLEAAKVSYATLPPVLSEEAAFADGAPLVHAEAARNTLVDVSLFATEGIDGIFDAAPCVVEVDTRTGRQNALPLETRGAVAHWDDREEQLVVHTCTQIPHQVRTVASRCLRLDERAVRVVVPDMGGGFGQKCVVGREEIAAAAAALRLRRPVKWIEDRKDALSASFLAREQHYRARAAFDAEGRILALDADVVCDMGAYSCYPFTAGIEPLMASAEMPGVYKLPAYRVRGRAVTTNKAPTGPYRGVSRPQYVMVMERLFERAARRLALDPVEIRRRNVITEFPYKGVNGITYDPGSYLESLNLCERSVREEGWYEKQAAAAAEGRHIGIGYSCFSERTGYGSAAFAQRKMQVVPGFDISEVRMDTSGAVTFTTGTMNHGQSHETTMAQIVADELALDIAKVRLHQGDTDRITYGFGTFASRSITIGGSAVRLAAAKLGDKLCAIAASRWGVAPEEVELTEGAARRRNAQDVLTYEEIADIAYLRAHLLPKDIEPGLSVTATFDVFNDGTFSNATHACVVELHAGTGQVEILRYVCVEDCGVAINPQVVEGQCRGGIAQGIAGALFEQVTYDAQGEPSATGFMDYKVPTAHEIPDVLIHHLETPCAFTETGAKGAGEGGTIGAPAAVLNAVNDALRPTGVELDHTPITPETVHRALNGAPSLESSS